tttttccacattgaaaacatcgccgagtttctctagaaggcccttgccaggagggaccctgtctttccacattcatcattgtccgggtgtaaaaagcatttgttcccactgtagcacagcgtcttatgatctcctctaaaggagcatctttgtctaatccccatataattcttttgcaaatctcattggcattttccttagccagatgtctggtcattatttctgtagctgcattttctccaatagttcttttgacagcagtttgcaaacgtcccacaaaatctgcaaaaggttcattgggaccctTGACTAGGTTGAGGAAGGGCTGGAGAGGGAGAAAGGCCGGAGGAAATTTGCCCTTCTTGGGCCAGTTTTTAACTGGACCGCGGCAATGACCGCACACATTCCCTTCACCCCGCTGATTCCGCCAAGCCCGTTCCCTTGGCTGTGGTTTCGCTAGATAGTAGGTAGGGACAGTGGGAATCTCGTTCATCCATTCATGCGCGTCACTAATTAGATGACGAGGCATTTGGCTACCTTAAGAGAGTCATAGTTACTCCCGCCGTTTACCCGCGCTTCATTGAATTTCTTCACTTTGACATTCAGAGCACTGGGCAGAAATCACATCGCGTCAACACCCGCCGCGGGCCCTCGCGATGCTTTGTTTTAATTAAACAGTCGGATTCCCCTGGTCCGCACCAGTTCTAAGTCAGCTGCTAGGCGCCGGCCGAGGCGGGACGCCGCGGGCACCGGGGCCCGGGGGGGCACCCGGGGGGGAAGGGCCGCCGCAGATCCCGCGGCCGGGGGGGCCCCGGGGCGCGCGGACCCGCCCCGCCACGCAGACACCCCGCTCCCGGGAGGGAGGGGGGCCGCGGACGGGGAGCCACGCGCGCCCCAGGGGAGACCCCCCCGAGGCCGGCGGGCCGGGCAGGCCCGCCCCCGGGCTCCCCGGGCCCGGCCGCGACGCCCGCCGCAGCTGGGGCGATCCACGGGAAGGGCCCGGCTCGCGTCCAGagtcgccgccgccgccggccCCCGGGTCCCGGGCACCCGCCGGCGCCCGGACCCCGGACCCCCGCCGCACCGACCGGCCCCCGCCGGGCCAAACCCCGCGACTTGGAACCCCCTGGCGCCGATCCCCTCCCGCCCCCCACCGCCGCGGTGGAGGGGGCGGGAGAGGAGCGAGGGGGggcgggagggaggggagaacCCCAACCCCCCGCGCGCCCCCCCCGTCCCCCCCCGCCCGCCGCCGCCGCGGTTGGGCCGGCGGGGGGTGGTGGGAAGGGGGGAGCCAGGGGAGCCGCGGGGAAGGGGCCCCGGCGGGGAGCGGGCGGGGGGGCCACGGGGAGGCGGCCGGCGGGAAGACGCCGGGAGGGGGAGCGGCGGCGCCTCGTCCAGCCGCGGCGCGCGCCCAGCCCCGCTTCGCGCCCCAGCCCGACCGACCCAGCCCTTAGAGCCAATCCTTATCCCGAAGTTACGGATCCGGCTTGCCGACTTCCCTTACCTACATTGTTCCAACATGCCAGAGGCTGTTCACCTTGGAGACCTGCTGCGGATATGGGTACGGCCCGGCGCGAGATTTACACCCTCTCCCCCGGATTTTCAAGGGCCAGCGAGAGC
The Sminthopsis crassicaudata isolate SCR6 chromosome 4, ASM4859323v1, whole genome shotgun sequence genome window above contains:
- the LOC141540787 gene encoding LOW QUALITY PROTEIN: uncharacterized protein LOC141540787 (The sequence of the model RefSeq protein was modified relative to this genomic sequence to represent the inferred CDS: deleted 1 base in 1 codon), coding for LNSRIPLVRTSSKSAARRRPRRDAAGTGARGGTRGGRAAADPAAGGAPGRADPPRHADTPLPGGRGAADGEPRAPQGRPPRGRRAGQARPRAPRARPRRPPQLGRSTGRARLASRVAAAAGPRVPGTRRRPDPGPPPHRPAPAGPNPATWNPLAPIPSRPPPPRWRGRERSEGGREGGENPNPPRAPPVPPRPPPPRLGRRGVVGRGEPGEPRGRGPGGERAGGPRGGGRREDAGRGSGGASSSRGARPAPLRAPARPTQPLEPILIPKLRIRLADFPYLHCSNMPEAVHLGDLLRIWVRPGARFTPSPPDFQGPARAHRTPPEPRRFPRRGPLSRGEPIPGRPALHKEKRTLPGAPAGFSGIGRVTALDASRRPSPPLRIRGSEPDSLSIGRGQRRPSPVPSERRSPISQDRLTHVQLLFTWNPSPLRPSKFSFEYLLLPPRSAPAAAPPGPTP